The genome window TTGGATCGTTCCATCGCTAAATTTATCATTATCTGGCTCGTAGTTTCTACCCCTAAGATCAAGTGCAGCTCCGATTTTACCGCCTGTAATCTTTTCTTCCATTGGGATTCTTCTGCCATCTTCTCTTTCATAATAAATTTTTGTATATCGTCCACTTTCAGTTGAACTCATAGAAATTTCATGAAAATTTACACCATCAACGATACTTACACCGCCAATATTTAGATTGTAGTATTTTCCTTGATCTGTTATTCCTGTATCTACCCTAGAATTGCTCTTTAGATCACTTTTATAAACTGCTGTATTTACCAGCTTTGACATCGCAAGCTCAAGCTCATCACGTTTATCACGAAGATCATTTGCATTTATTTTTATACCAGCGTCCGCGCCTGATTCTATTCTTTGGATTTGCTTATTAATATTTGCTATTTGCCTGCCTAGCGAATTTATCTCATTTATATTTATTTTTATCGTTTCATCAATCTTTTCATGCATATCATAAAGCATCTTTGACGAGCGGTTAATACTTGCAGTCAATACACTTGCTTTATTTATCAAATTTACTTTTTGAGCACCTGCATTAGGGTTTGAAGCAAAGTTATTCCATGCGGAAAAATACTCCTGAATATCTTTCACCATTCCATTATCTTTTAGGTCAGGAAAATATTTTGTAGCTTCTTGTAAAATTCTTTGTTTATAGGCTGTATTTTCTAAATTTGACGATGAGTATTTTAGTCTTGAGTAGGCAAACTCATCATGAAGCCTTGTTATAGTATCTACTTGTGTGCCTGTGCCAACTCCGCCAGGGACTGTATTCATCGCTGGAGATGCAGATTGGACAACACGCTGCCTTGTATAGTAGTTGCTATCGGCATTTGCGATATTATTTCCGGTTGTACTTATTTGAAGCTGGGCTGCATTTAGTCCTGAAACAC of Campylobacter concisus contains these proteins:
- the flgK gene encoding flagellar hook-associated protein FlgK, which gives rise to MANIFMSLGTGVSGLNAAQLQISTTGNNIANADSNYYTRQRVVQSASPAMNTVPGGVGTGTQVDTITRLHDEFAYSRLKYSSSNLENTAYKQRILQEATKYFPDLKDNGMVKDIQEYFSAWNNFASNPNAGAQKVNLINKASVLTASINRSSKMLYDMHEKIDETIKININEINSLGRQIANINKQIQRIESGADAGIKINANDLRDKRDELELAMSKLVNTAVYKSDLKSNSRVDTGITDQGKYYNLNIGGVSIVDGVNFHEISMSSTESGRYTKIYYEREDGRRIPMEEKITGGKIGAALDLRGRNYEPDNDKFSDGTIQKYIDNLNTFSKTLITSTNNIYAESAVEISNSDPISYLEGDKTLMNHDNSIRNGSFEAIVYDNKGNVVARKTINVNGTTTMNDTRYGNSIVKDFNSNSDDNKDNNMLNDVDDFFEASYFYDKNTKKGTFSLIPKQAQGLYSISIVDHGTNFPGAVGINRFFSGTDSNSIGINQNFTQDHTKLRAYSKPVIGNNEVANKMIQLQYQKQTFYSSGIALDRDETIEGYYRYLTTDMASDTEANNTIHDTNTSLQKTAEEEFQSTSGVDTNEELTNLIRFQASYGAAAKIITTVDQMLDTLLSLKQ